In the genome of Brachypodium distachyon strain Bd21 chromosome 3, Brachypodium_distachyon_v3.0, whole genome shotgun sequence, the window AATTGTTTTAGGTAAAAAGATGGAGAGAAATAACCAGCAAGCTGTTCATTTCTTTGAGCCAAATCGCATTGAGAAAATGAACCATGCAATCCACACTGGAGATATAACGAGAAGATATGCCTGCAGTTTGATCAAGGACTATTGTTAGTGGTTATATGGTCCAAAATGGATAACACCAGCCAAGGGTGGAAGAAAAATACTCACCATGCAGAATGTGATCATTTCATTTGCTAAACCTCTACTATATCTGTTGGATCTCATTACATCTTGGAGATTCACTTGGACCTATGAATGTAAATAGGAATTGGTGTCATAATCATCCGCTCGTGTCATTAGCTAGGGTAGTTGCTCAAGTAAACCACACAAATACCTAGTTTGAAACCGAGAATTCTGGAAAACAAACTGATGAACTTAATAATCACAAGTATTCCAGGGCCCTTTTGAACGTCAAGACTCAAGAGTATACAAAACAATAAAATTGTATACAATTTCTGCACATGACATGGTCCCCAAATTGTTTGAATGCACGCATTATAAGATGACTTGCATTTGAAATTAGAGTAACATaatttttatgaaaaatattatactccctccgttccaaaatataaggtgcatttcttttgctttgactaaggctttgaccaacaattagccGATTAGtaatatataattatgtgACACCAAATTAGCCTATTGGTACTATATAATTACGTGAACTAAATTAGCCTATtaataatatataattatgtgACACAAAATTAGCCTATTGGTAATATATAATTATGGCCATGGATTTAGTAATAACCCCAGGAAACCCAACCGGATTGCCATCTTTAACAGGGATATTCACAGCTGTCTCAAGGTCTCATGTCAGCAGGAAGTAAGATACACTGGTCTCATGTCAACACAAGTGAGATAAACTGTGCATTTGAAAGTTTCACTGCTATTCTTTTTATTTGCATAACTGTATGCTTCCTCACTGCTGTTTCCTGATTGAATACTACTGttatttctcaaaaaagaaaatgaatacTACTGTTTGCCCTTTCTGCACATGCTGAGAGAAAATTAGGAAGAGacaggcaatcatgtgatgaaaCCACACAAAGAAAACCTCAGAATAAGAAAGGCGAAACTATACAAATAGAAATAGTTTAATCAAATATAAGTTGAAAATAGGCACCTTATGATGAATCCTTTGTGCTGATGACACAAGAATCTTGAATTGCTTATAAGGAAGAGAAATGCATGATCTTGAGATGGATCCGCCCAAGAAAAAGACATCAGGCCTATGAATATCAGGAGGGCATGGACGACGGATTGCTTTGCAGAACCGGGAAGCCTAGAAAGAACAGAAAAACATGTTTCAGAAGCAATGGCACAAAATTATTTTGCAATAAGAACATTAGTTACTGCTAGCCTGCCACTACTGCCCGAAGGGGTAACAGAAGAGAGTCTTGTTACTGCATGAGTTAAGGAAAACTAACTTCACAAGTGCTTAGTATGACATTCATAGTCCAACCAACAATTATATTGAAAATGTGTTCTCTATCTTCAATCCACCCAGGTGAGCACATGCATTTCACACTTCATGTttatttatactccctccgtttcaaattataagatgttgtaactttgtcctaagtcaatctttttaaaatttgataaTTAATATCTACtttatcaaataagtatactatgaagatatatatcatgtcaGATTTAAGAAACTAATTTAGCGTCGTAGATGTCCTATAAACTTAGTCAAACTTTTGGAAAGTTGAATTAGGAcaaaagctagaacatcttgcCAACGGATGAAATATTGGTATCTTGTAACAATATGGTCTTTTTACGTGATTTCTTAGATGTGAGGATACAGTCGGGGTACCAGCGGATCTAACActcagatttacccaggtccGGGATCCAAGGATTGGGTAACAGTCCTACTCCTGCCttgattatttatttatttctttctaGGCGTCTCAGTTCTACAAAGCAACCCGTCATCTGCACCCTCCTAATGTTGATAGAACTGACGTCTTCTTACTGTATGGATCCATCTCAGATCATGCATTTCTCTTCCTTATAAGAAATTCAAGATTTTTATGTCATCAGCACAAAAGATTCATCATAAGGTGCTTATGTTCAACTTCTATTTGATTACTAAACCATTTCTATTTGTATACTTTTGCCACAAATAGTTTTGCCTAGGCTGGTGGAACCCCGTATGGCCTGGCTAAGGGTATACGTACTACCAGGCCCACCCGTGTTGTGCTGTGGTATGACTATTCACCGACAATCTTATAatttggaacagagggagtattacttaAGGCACGAGTGATAAATATGGAGCGACATATACTATAGTTGCACCAACATGGAAAACTAGTCAACTAGGAACCTCATGGTAGCATCTGTTCATTGCTTGAACGAAACTCCTCCAATGTTTGTAAGTATGAGAAAAGCAGGTCCTTGTGAGTGATGCCCCCACAAGAAACATACCATGAAGATCAAGGTTCCTGATATACTGCAGATGGAGGTGTCAAGAAGCAACATACAATAATTAGAAATGGTGAAATTTCTAGTTTATGGATCAAAACATATGATCTCGACTCCGAGCATTTTGTTTCTATAACATTCTAGTGTATTGAACTTTGATATATTAATAGGACAATGGTAgttttaatctttttttaaaaactggATAATTAAGTTTCCTGAACTGCTCAATGCAAGATTGACAATGATACAACTAAAAGTACAACAGATCAATTTGCTGAAAGATgtcatctactccctccaatccataataagtgtcgcgaTTTAGTAAGAATCCATAATAGGTGTCGCTAATTTAGTACAACGAGGGAGTACCCATTTTCAAAAGAGTAAGTTTCAGAAAGCTACACAAGTTTCAGAGTAAATAAGTATCAGAACACACGGGAACATAAACCAATGGGTCCCTAAACCAATCGTTGATGGGACACTTATCCCAGCCTCAGCCCATTTCACGAAAAGATCCCCTGATCCTCTCTCCCATTTCGAAGACTCAAAGTATGTTATAGTTATGTGAGACACAAACTAACATGATAGTGCAACATTCTCTTTTGATGAAAGACCGACCATTTCCACCTAAACTAATTAATACACCTAAGGTTCAAGAAAATGATGGAGCAAAAAGAATAGAAAAATCAGATAAAGCAATGTGCTATACATATAGATTGAAGTTGAGCTACAGGATATAGCAGCTATTCAGCACAAATAAAATGCAATTGTACGTGATAATATGCTATGTTATACAAAATGTAGAAGTACCTTGGGAACTGTGTATTTTCCGGGCCAATAGTACGCATTCCCAGATAACCTCCTTTCATGAACTTTCGAAGTCATCATCTACATCCGTTTCACTCAACAAATGAATAGTTTCTGCATAAAATTTACAGTGGAAGAAAATAAATCACGACTTACCTTTGTTAACACAAATGCTTGTTCAAATTGCCGAATTTGGATCCATTGTTCTGCAATTATATCCTCTATCTAATatgaaaaagaacaaaacaaacaatgtCAAACTTTCTTAGATGGTTTACCCATAAGGTTTTGTAGCATAAATGGAAAATGGGGTGATCGATCACGAGGATAAGTTTATATTCCATAACAATGTACATCAGGTATTTCAACACGTCGGGAACTAGTTCTTAAAAAAACTTAGCATAGCAGTTATTTTGCGCCCTTTAAGTAATATGATGATCCTCTAACTGAAGAAGATGGTTTGTACTTTTCTTTCCACTGTCATCTGGCTCCAGGAAGAAGGGAACTGCCGCAATGGCAATGTACAAAGGGACTAATGACAATTGTCCAGGCATCCCCCCACCCTCCCTTCTGTAATCCCAATCTGAGTTTTTGCATATATGTTCTCCATGTAAATGTCATGAATAGTGTTTTTTATCTCTTAGCTTAGTATAAAAAGGTGGATAAAACAGGgtcttccaaaaaaataagCAATGCAGTTATCCAAGTAGCGCTCTGTTACATCATAGAACCACCTTTTGTGGGATACATGATACACATAGCATCTTCATATAGCTACAAATAAACACTCCATGTCTATATAAAAAGAATTACTGCTGGTGATTCCCCCCATCAACATAATTACTACAGGTGACGTGCGCAACAGAAAGTATGAGTGgcaaaatatattaaaagCAGTCGACACGAGAACATCAGTCAGAGCATACCTTTTTGACTTCATTACTCAGGAACTCTACCCTTTTCTCTGCATCATTTGCCAGTGACTCTATAGTATAAGCAATGCTGTTTAtctttctgacctcttgctgcAGGATTTGGACCTATACAGCATGCATGCCATGAGTTGAATAGAGGATTTCTCCACATAAGTTCAATGCAACTGCCTTTTCTTATATTTTTTCTGTACAAAAACATTATGCTGAAAATATGTATGTGATCTTTGGCCACTTGCTTTCCAAAATGGCCAAAGGAATAGATgcagaaataattatttatggtAGATCCTTTTATCAGTAAGAACATCCACaccgtgggaacatacacaTATTCATTTCCCATCAATTACTTTGTAGAGAGCGAGATGGGTACCTCATCTTCCATAGCAAAAATGTTGCTTTCAGAATATGATTTTCTTTCAGATTTCTGTACACCGAGGGTGCAGATATTAGTGTGCAAGAAAAGCATTTAAGTTAACTATACATATCATGTGGTCAGAAGGTTCcagaaagataaaa includes:
- the LOC100842654 gene encoding uncharacterized protein LOC100842654 isoform X4 encodes the protein MSSSAATEATPLLAAAFLLRLRPIISPSAAAVVHGIRSAAALLAIAAFLAVICAVPAARSQHASDAEALRLEIDDLRLKIARLESILEGDTKSLRTKAYIMEEDNKLTEAMEHDIQLLMNVEETKKSERKSYSESNIFAMEDEVQILQQEVRKINSIAYTIESLANDAEKRVEFLSNEVKKIEDIIAEQWIQIRQFEQAFVLTKMMTSKVHERRLSGNAYYWPGKYTVPKYIRNLDLHGMFLVGASLTRTCFSHTYKHWRSFVQAMNRCYHEVQVNLQDVMRSNRYSRGLANEMITFCMAYLLVISPVWIAWFIFSMRFGSKK
- the LOC100842654 gene encoding uncharacterized protein LOC100842654 isoform X2, coding for MSSSAATEATPLLAAAFLLRLRPIISPSAAAVVHGIRSAAALLAIAAFLAVICAVPAARSQHASDAEALRLEIDDLRLKIARLESILEGDTKSLRTKAYIMEEDNKLTEAMEHDIQLLMNVEETKVQILQQEVRKINSIAYTIESLANDAEKRVEFLSNEVKKIEDIIAEQWIQIRQFEQAFVLTKMMTSKVHERRLSGNAYYWPGKYTVPKYIRNLDLHGMFLVGASLTRTCFSHTYKHWRSFVQAMNRCYHEASRFCKAIRRPCPPDIHRPDVFFLGGSISRSCISLPYKQFKILVSSAQRIHHKVQVNLQDVMRSNRYSRGLANEMITFCMAYLLVISPVWIAWFIFSMRFGSKK
- the LOC100842654 gene encoding uncharacterized protein LOC100842654 isoform X3, with protein sequence MSSSAATEATPLLAAAFLLRLRPIISPSAAAVVHGIRSAAALLAIAAFLAVICAVPAARSQHASDAEALRLEIDDLRLKIARLESILEGDTKSLRTKAYIMEEDNKLTEAMEHDIQLLMNVEETKKSERKSYSESNIFAMEDEVQILQQEVRKINSIAYTIESLANDAEKRVEFLSNEVKKIEDIIAEQWIQIRQFEQAFVLTKMMTSKVHERRLSGNAYYWPGKYTVPKASRFCKAIRRPCPPDIHRPDVFFLGGSISRSCISLPYKQFKILVSSAQRIHHKVQVNLQDVMRSNRYSRGLANEMITFCMAYLLVISPVWIAWFIFSMRFGSKK
- the LOC100842654 gene encoding uncharacterized protein LOC100842654 isoform X1; this translates as MSSSAATEATPLLAAAFLLRLRPIISPSAAAVVHGIRSAAALLAIAAFLAVICAVPAARSQHASDAEALRLEIDDLRLKIARLESILEGDTKSLRTKAYIMEEDNKLTEAMEHDIQLLMNVEETKKSERKSYSESNIFAMEDEVQILQQEVRKINSIAYTIESLANDAEKRVEFLSNEVKKIEDIIAEQWIQIRQFEQAFVLTKMMTSKVHERRLSGNAYYWPGKYTVPKYIRNLDLHGMFLVGASLTRTCFSHTYKHWRSFVQAMNRCYHEASRFCKAIRRPCPPDIHRPDVFFLGGSISRSCISLPYKQFKILVSSAQRIHHKVQVNLQDVMRSNRYSRGLANEMITFCMAYLLVISPVWIAWFIFSMRFGSKK